One window of the Salvia miltiorrhiza cultivar Shanhuang (shh) chromosome 6, IMPLAD_Smil_shh, whole genome shotgun sequence genome contains the following:
- the LOC130988379 gene encoding probable sugar phosphate/phosphate translocator At4g32390 gives MGKGGNLSEGVLKKIVLSYTYVAIWIFLSFMVIIYNKYILDRKLYNWPYPISLTMIHMAFCSSLAYLIVRVFKAVEPVTMSWDLYLKSVVPIGLLYSLSLWLSNSAYIFLSVSFIQMLKALMPVAVYTIGVLLKKDAFKSETMANMISISIGVGIAAYGEAKFDSWGVILQLGAVAFEATRLVMIQILLTSKGITLNPITSLYYVAPCCLVFLFFPWIFVEFPILRENSSFHFDYVIFGSNSLCAFALNLAVFLLVGKTSALTMNVAGVVKDWLLIAFSWSVIKDTVTPINLFGYGLAFLGVGYYNHAKLKAMKAKDAQKKTQQADEEAGRLLEEREGETNAAARKSDSHN, from the coding sequence ATGGGGAAGGGCGGCAATCTGAGCGAGGGCGTGCTGAAGAAGATCGTCCTCTCCTACACCTACGTCGCCATCTGGATCTTCCTCTCCTTCATGGTCATCATCTACAACAAGTACATCCTGGATCGGAAGTTGTACAATTGGCCCTACCCCATCTCCCTCACCATGATCCACATGGCCTTCTGCTCCTCCCTCGCCTACCTCATCGTCCGCGTCTTCAAGGCCGTCGAGCCGGTCACCATGTCTTGGGATCTCTACCTCAAATCCGTCGTCCCCATCGGCTTATTgtactccctctctctctggcTCTCTAATTCCGCCTACATTTTCCTCTCCGTCTCCTTCATTCAAATGCTCAAGGCGCTGATGCCCGTCGCTGtctacactatcggcgtgctgctgaagaaggacgccttcaaatcGGAGACCATGGCgaacatgatctcgatctcgatcGGGGTCGGGATCGCGgcctacggcgaggcgaagttcgattcgtggggggtgattctgcaattgggggcCGTGGCGTTCGAGGCGACGCGGCTGGTCATGATTCAGATCTTGCTCACCTCCAAGGGGATCACGCTCAATCCGATTACTTCTCTCTACTACGTGGCGCCGTGCTGCTTGGTCTTCCTGTTTTTCCCGTGGATCTTCGTTGAGTTCCCGATTCtgagggagaattcgagtttccatttcgattatgtgattttcgggagcaatTCGCTGTGTGCGTTTGCCCTAAATCTGGCTGTGTTCTTGCTTGTTGGAAAGACTTCTGCTTTGACGATGAATGTGGCTGGTGTGGTGAAGGATTGGCTGCTGATTGCGTTTTCGTGGTCCGTGATCAAGGACACTGTGACTCCGATCAACTTGTTTGGTTACGGGCTGGCCTTCTTGGGCGTGGGGTATTACAATCACGCCAAGCTCAAGGCCATGAAGGCCAAGGACGCGCAGAAGAAGACGCAACAAGCGGACGAGGAGGCAGGGAGGTTGTTGGAGGAGAGGGAAGGGGAGACCAATGCTGCTGCTAGGAAGAGTGATTCCCACAATTGA
- the LOC130990440 gene encoding protein ACCELERATED CELL DEATH 6-like — protein sequence MGCSSELKYAWPCSVNVRVFVTVWPSVKGSGRGNFKNWKEQMVCLLESQDVAGFVDGEIVAPEKHEAEQWKLWRRTDRLVKGWILGSVGADVLDAVRDKETARDVWLELDNIFKEDDDSESGDFSRYLALYQAAMKGDWDTAKKFFEDINELSSSIISSKKETVLHVAVLTGKANGLVKKLVEMMPLEALAHKDSNGETALHNAAIVGNTEAACVLVKKNPDLLHMSSNNNRLPVLEAAVNCQKETLEYLIAQHEANAERNPLFEGQRGVQLLNAIITSEFVDIALDLAHKYRNLTLIRYENDGTRSALSTIATMDTLFPRTDAFTWWQKFIYHLIPLKNSKSEAGHTRCVTHDIENLNIDGAAQRKYSTSSQIISRGNGEEAGIHDLALPQVKEMREKKARHQQALQLVKYLCDNIVSLPENEATIIFRESIKLAAEYGISEIVEMVIHTFPMVTFHTDSDSGRNIFLLAATYRFENVINLFYNMSDRRYIFFDDTDDQDNNLLHICGKLAPSDRLNLVAGAALQMQRELQWFKEMENFVHPSRRTWMNNDKQTPQMLFTKEHEKLKADGERWMKDTANACTIAAALIATVVFAAAFTVPGGIESASGMPLLVKDHAEQSPAPMFVLFAVSDAISLFTSITSLLMFLSILTSRYAEQDFLYVLPKRLSMGLLSLFVSITFMLVAFSATLYLVLQGDVAWFGVLVAAFASLPVTSFVLLQFPLLVDVIYSTYGPGIFGKKTNRLLY from the exons ATGGGTTGTTCATCAGAATTGAAATACGCATGGCCTTGTAGTGTGAATGTACGTGTCTTCGTGACGGTGTGGCCGAGCGTGAAGGGATCTGGAAGAGGCAATTTCAAGAACTGGAAAGAGCAGATGGTTTGCCTGCTGGAGAGCCAGGACGTGGCGGGGTTTGTCGACGGTGAAATCGTGGCTCCGGAGAAACACGAGGCTGAGCAGTGGAAGCTGTGGAGAAGAACGGACAGGCTCGTCAAAGGATGGATTTTAGGATCGGTGGGGGCAGACGTGCTTGACGCAGTGCGGGACAAGGAAACTGCAAGGGACGTATGGCTAGAGTTGGACAACATTTTCAAAGAAGATGATGATTCGGAGA GTGGAGATTTTAGCAGATATTTGGCATTGTACCAAGCAGCAATGAAAGGTGACTGGGACACCGCGAAGAAATTCTTCGAGGATATAAACGAATTAAGCAGCAGCATTATCAGTTCCAAGAAAGAAACAGTTCTCCATGTAGCCGTGTTGACCGGAAAAGCAAATGGTTTGGTGAAAAAGTTGGTGGAAATGATGCCACTCGAGGCGTTGGCCCACAAGGACAGTAATGGGGAGACTGCCTTACACAATGCTGCGATTGTTGGAAATACAGAAGCAGCATGTGTTTTGGTTAAGAAGAATCCGGATTTGCTACATATGTCGAGTAACAACAATCGATTGCCAGTGCTGGAAGCAGCCGTAAATTGCCAAAAGGAAACGCTAGAGTACTTGATAGCCCAGCACGAGGCCAACGCCGAGCGTAACCCCTTGTTTGAGGGCCAACGAGGCGTCCAGCTGTTGAATGCAATAATAACTTCTGAATTTGTTG ATATTGCATTGGATTTGGCTCACAAGTACCGAAATTTGACATTAATAAGATACGAGAATGACGGCACGAGATCGGCACTATCAACAATTGCTACTATGGACACCTTATTCCCAAGGACAGATGCTTTCACCTGGTGGCAGAAGTTTATTTACCATC TCATTCCTTTAAAAAATTCTAAATCAGAAGCTGGCCACACGAGATGTGTAACCCATGacattgaaaatttaaatatcGATGGCGCAGCGCAGAGGAAATACTCCACCTCGTCTCAGATTATCTCTCGAGGAAA TGGGGAAGAAGCTGGAATCCATGATTTGGCAT TGCCTCAAGTAaaggagatgagggagaagaAAGCAAGGCATCAACAAGCACTACAACTTGTGAAATACTTGTGCGACAACATAGTGTCTTTACCTGAAAATGAAGCTACAATTATATTTCGGGAATCTATTAAGCTGGCGGCCGAGTACGGCATCAGTGAGATTGTGGAAATGGTGATACACACATTTCCAATGGTCACTTTCCATACAGATTCTGACAGCGGCAGGAATATATTCCTTCTAGCAGCCACTTATCGCTTCGAGAATGTTATCAACCTCTTCTATAATATGAGTGACCGCAGATACATCTTTTTCGACGACACAGACGATCAAGATAACAATTTACTGCACATTTGTGGAAAACTAGCCCCTTCTGACAGACTCAATCTTGTTGCCGGTGCAGCTCTACAAATGCAGCGTGAATTACAGTGGTTTAAG gagATGGAAAATTTTGTCCATCCTTCACGCAGAACATGGATGAACAACGACAAGCAAACTCCACAGATGTTATTCACAAAGGAGCACGAGAAGTTGAAAGCGGATGGGGAGAGGTGGATGAAAGACACGGCTAACGCGTGCACCATCGCGGCAGCACTGATTGCAACGGTCGTGTTTGCTGCAGCTTTCACCGTTCCTGGTGGGATCGAGTCTGCATCGGGCATGCCGCTGCTTGTTAAAGATCATGCTGAGCAATCTCCAGCT CCTATGTTCGTGTTATTTGCGGTGTCAGACGCCATATCCTTGTTCACTTCCATCACGTCTCTGCTGATGTTCCTCTCCATCCTGACTTCGCGATACGCGGAGCAAGACTTTCTATACGTTCTGCCCAAGAGGTTAAGCATGGGTCTTCTCAGCCTGTTCGTGTCCATTACGTTTATGCTGGTCGCCTTCAGCGCTACGCTGTATCTGGTGCTTCAAGGTGACGTGGCGTGGTTTGGGGTGCTTGTGGCGGCCTTCGCTTCCTTGCCGGTAACATCATTCGTGCTGCTGCAATTCCCACTGCTTGTAGACGTTATCTACTCTACTTATGGCCCTGGCATTTTCGGTAAGAAGACCAACCGTCTTCTCTATTGA
- the LOC130988380 gene encoding uncharacterized protein At2g34160-like: MEEITEGVSNIAIAGDTQKKNRIQVSNTKKPLFFYVNLAKRYMQQHNEVELSALGMAISTVVSVAEILKNNGFAVEKKIMTSTVEIRDESRGRPISKAKIEIVLGKTDKFDELMAAAAEERAGNGEEQS, translated from the exons ATGGAGGAAATTACAGAGGGAGTGAGCAACATTGCCATCGCCGGAGATACTCAGAAGAAGAACCGAATCCAGGTCTCCAACACCAAAAAGCCGCTCTTCTTCTACGTCAATCTCGCGAAG AGGTACATGCAGCAGCACAACGAAGTGGAGCTTTCAGCTCTCGGAATGG CCATTTCAACAGTTGTTAGTGTTGCTGAAATCTTGAAGAACAATGGATTTGCAGTTGAGAAGA AGATCATGACTTCTACTGTTGAAATCAGAGACGAGTCTAGAGGACGACCCATCTCGAAAGCCAAA ATTGAGATAGTGCTGGGGAAGACAGATAAATTTGATGAATTGATGGCAGCTGCTGCAGAGGAGAGAGCGGGAAATGGTGAAGAGCAAAGTTAA
- the LOC130988381 gene encoding uncharacterized protein LOC130988381, translating to MASDGRKREGVYVYDMVTGAPRAPAAKSAWGSLVRSKTFRERKEVAEAPRRSERRSVSGAEGNVGAVAALLQVKVLASDMPGFMQLHVFRCARTTYDALDKFSSKHMAFNIKKEFDKVYGPAWHCIVGSSFGSFVTHSTGCFLYFSMEKLYILVFKTKVERALLDQV from the exons ATGGCGAGCGACGGGCGAAAGAGAGAAGGCGTCTACGTGTACGACATGGTCACCGGAGCTCCGCGAGCGCCTGCGGCCAAGAGCGCGTGGGGATCGCTTGTGAGGTCAAAGACTTTTAGAGAGAGGAAGGAGGTGGCGGAGGCGCCGAGGAGATCGGAGAGGAGGTCGGTGTCGGGGGCGGAAGGGAACGTGGGGGCGGTGGCGGCACTGCTGCAAGTGAAGGTGTTGGCGAGTGACATGCCGGGGTTCATGCAGCTGCATGTCTTCCGATGTGCCAGAACTACTTACGATGCATTGGACAAGTTTAGCTCCAAACATATGGCTTTCAACATTAAAAAG GAATTCGATAAGGTGTATGGACCTGCGTGGCATTGTATTGTTGGATCGAGTTTTGGGTCATTTGTGACGCATTCAACCGGATGCTTTCTCTATTTCTCTATGGAGAAGCTATACATTTTGGTGTTCAAGACCAAAGTTGAAAGAGCATTACTTGATCAAGTTTAA